One region of Ornithinibacter aureus genomic DNA includes:
- a CDS encoding IS256 family transposase, translated as MLDQLMAATGERGLSLTGEGGFLPEMIKAVLERGMEAELTGHLGYDKGDPAGKGSGNSRNGTTPKTVSTEVGDIGLDQPRDRNSTFASALVPKGARRLGGLEDMIISLYAGGMTIRDIQHHLASTLGTELSHETIANVTDAVLEEVKAWQARPLEAFYPVLYLDALVVKIRDGAHVTNRAAHIAVGVDMDGVKHVLGIWVQAAEGAKFWASVCAELANRGVKDVLIVCCDGLTGLPEAIEGTWREAMVQTCVVHLIRASMRFVSYSDRKAVAAMLRPIYTAANEDAALMALATFADSKLGKKYPAAVASWENAWDRFTPFLAFGPALRKVIYTTNSIESLNYQLRKIIKNRGHFPSDTAAIKLLWLAIRTIEDKRARQRAKEAGLPKGTPRKAPGKLVEGSVIQGWKAALGELALVYPDRINTYL; from the coding sequence ATGCTGGACCAGTTGATGGCTGCGACGGGTGAGCGTGGGCTGTCGCTGACCGGTGAGGGCGGGTTCTTGCCGGAGATGATCAAGGCCGTTCTCGAGCGGGGGATGGAGGCCGAGCTGACTGGCCACCTCGGGTACGACAAGGGCGACCCGGCCGGGAAGGGGTCGGGCAACTCGCGCAACGGGACCACCCCGAAGACGGTGTCCACCGAGGTTGGTGACATCGGTTTGGACCAGCCGCGGGACCGTAACTCCACGTTCGCCTCCGCGCTGGTGCCCAAGGGCGCCCGCCGCCTGGGCGGGCTCGAGGACATGATCATCAGCCTGTACGCCGGCGGGATGACGATCCGCGACATCCAGCACCACCTGGCGTCCACGCTGGGCACCGAGCTCTCGCACGAGACGATCGCCAACGTCACCGACGCGGTGCTCGAAGAGGTCAAGGCGTGGCAGGCCCGCCCGTTGGAGGCGTTCTACCCGGTGCTCTACCTCGACGCCCTCGTGGTCAAGATCCGCGACGGCGCGCACGTGACCAACCGGGCCGCGCACATCGCCGTCGGCGTCGACATGGACGGGGTCAAGCACGTCCTGGGCATCTGGGTCCAAGCCGCCGAGGGCGCGAAGTTCTGGGCGTCGGTGTGCGCCGAGCTGGCCAACCGCGGCGTCAAGGACGTGCTGATCGTGTGCTGCGACGGGCTGACCGGGCTCCCCGAGGCCATCGAGGGCACCTGGCGTGAAGCGATGGTCCAAACGTGTGTGGTGCACCTGATCCGGGCCTCGATGCGGTTCGTGTCCTACAGCGACCGCAAGGCCGTCGCCGCGATGCTGCGCCCGATCTACACCGCAGCCAACGAGGACGCCGCGCTCATGGCCCTGGCCACGTTCGCGGACTCCAAACTCGGTAAGAAGTACCCCGCCGCCGTCGCGTCGTGGGAGAACGCCTGGGACCGGTTCACCCCGTTCCTGGCGTTCGGGCCGGCCTTGCGGAAGGTCATCTACACCACGAACTCGATCGAGTCGTTGAACTACCAGCTGCGCAAGATCATCAAGAACCGCGGCCACTTCCCCAGCGACACCGCAGCGATCAAGCTGCTCTGGCTCGCGATCCGCACCATCGAGGACAAACGTGCCCGGCAACGCGCCAAGGAAGCCGGCCTGCCCAAGGGAACCCCGCGAAAGGCCCCCGGCAAACTCGTCGAAGGCTCCGTCATCCAAGGCTGGAAAGCAGCCCTCGGAGAGCTCGCCCTCGTCTACCCCGACCGCATCAACACCTACCTCTAA
- a CDS encoding DNRLRE domain-containing protein — MKVGTSDGGGPITARSFLKFGFTNFKNLQIKSASLSLYETHSYSCTAKPFYVHSTASIADPTALRWSNQPGAGTQYGSATVAKGYSSSCADDRVSVPITGLVSWWADNAYTTGWLRLSASETDNYGWKKFASSETSTDPYITFTYNRKPNAASAPVMKAPESYQFTPVSGSTYWFTSASKPTFTSTASDPDRWGTR; from the coding sequence TTGAAGGTCGGGACCAGTGATGGTGGAGGACCGATCACGGCGCGCTCGTTCTTGAAGTTCGGGTTCACCAACTTCAAGAACCTGCAGATCAAGTCGGCGTCGTTGTCGCTGTACGAGACGCATTCGTACTCATGCACGGCGAAGCCGTTCTACGTGCACTCCACTGCGTCGATCGCGGACCCGACGGCGTTGCGGTGGTCGAACCAGCCGGGGGCGGGGACGCAGTACGGGTCGGCGACGGTGGCCAAGGGGTACTCGTCGTCGTGCGCGGATGATCGGGTGTCGGTGCCGATCACGGGCCTGGTGTCGTGGTGGGCGGATAACGCGTACACCACGGGGTGGTTGCGCCTGTCGGCGTCTGAGACCGACAACTATGGGTGGAAGAAGTTCGCGTCGTCGGAGACGAGCACGGACCCGTACATCACGTTCACGTACAACAGGAAGCCGAACGCGGCGTCGGCGCCGGTGATGAAGGCGCCGGAGTCGTATCAGTTCACGCCGGTGTCGGGTTCGACGTACTGGTTCACGTCGGCGTCGAAGCCGACGTTTACGTCGACGGCCAGCGACCCGGACCGTTGGGGTACTCGGTGA
- a CDS encoding LacI family DNA-binding transcriptional regulator has translation MDGSAPMEHTDAGPRVGAARPEPSGTRAGAVREPGTGMGARRPPTIEEVARLAGVGRGTASRVVNGSPQVSAATRDAVNRAVEALGYVPNRAARSLVTRRTDIVALVVSESGDRIFGEPYFAAAVRGIGERIAQSPYQLVLTMAGSQRERGRVADYLTDQYVDGVLLLSLHGPEDLPTIVESRGVPTVCGGRVPGIQPACVVDVDNRSGGFSAVEHLLARGRRRIAVLTGPRDMASGLDRLEGARDALAAAGLPADTLIVEPGDYSEASGEVAMRQVLLAGPTPDAVFAASDLMAMGALRVLRGAGLSVPGDVAVVGFDDSPVCRHTEPGLTSVHQPVEEMGRVMADLLLARLAGESPPAQTVLPTRLVERGST, from the coding sequence GTGGATGGGAGCGCTCCCATGGAGCACACGGATGCCGGCCCTCGGGTCGGCGCCGCCCGTCCCGAGCCGTCTGGCACCCGTGCCGGGGCCGTCCGGGAACCCGGCACCGGCATGGGAGCCAGACGGCCGCCCACCATCGAGGAGGTCGCCCGCCTCGCCGGCGTGGGGCGTGGCACAGCATCCCGGGTGGTCAACGGCTCACCCCAGGTCAGCGCTGCCACGAGGGATGCCGTCAACCGCGCCGTCGAGGCGCTGGGCTACGTGCCCAACCGGGCCGCGCGCTCGCTGGTCACCCGGCGCACCGACATCGTCGCCCTCGTCGTCTCCGAGAGCGGCGACCGCATCTTCGGGGAGCCCTACTTCGCGGCGGCCGTGCGGGGGATCGGCGAGCGGATCGCGCAGTCGCCCTACCAGCTCGTCCTCACGATGGCGGGCAGCCAGCGTGAACGCGGTCGGGTGGCCGACTACCTCACCGACCAGTACGTCGACGGGGTGCTCCTGCTGTCGCTGCACGGCCCCGAGGACCTGCCCACCATCGTCGAGTCGCGCGGGGTGCCGACGGTCTGCGGGGGCCGCGTGCCCGGCATCCAGCCCGCGTGCGTCGTCGATGTCGACAACCGCTCGGGGGGCTTCTCCGCCGTCGAGCACCTGCTCGCACGGGGGCGACGGCGGATCGCCGTGCTCACCGGGCCGCGGGACATGGCGTCGGGCCTGGACCGTCTCGAGGGCGCCCGCGATGCCCTGGCCGCCGCGGGCCTGCCAGCGGACACCCTCATCGTCGAACCGGGCGACTACAGCGAGGCCAGTGGCGAGGTCGCGATGCGCCAGGTGCTCCTCGCCGGACCCACCCCGGATGCCGTGTTCGCGGCTTCCGATCTCATGGCGATGGGTGCGCTTCGCGTCCTTCGTGGGGCGGGGCTCAGCGTGCCGGGGGACGTCGCCGTCGTCGGGTTCGACGACTCGCCGGTGTGCCGTCACACCGAGCCGGGGCTGACGAGCGTGCACCAGCCCGTCGAGGAGATGGGGCGCGTGATGGCCGACCTGTTGCTCGCCCGGCTGGCGGGGGAGTCGCCACCGGCCCAGACCGTGCTGCCGACCCGGCTCGTCGAGCGCGGCTCGACGTAA
- a CDS encoding rhodanese-like domain-containing protein gives MTARTARSARTGTLVLVSALAAASLTLAGCSSGSGSDASVTAGPTAATAPASGAELDAAGFAAALKLPGTTIIDVRTPAEFAEGHLPGAVNIDIASPDFSAQVSALDPSAPYAVYCRSGNRSASALSEMAAVGMTGAYHLGGGIGAWQGAGGEVVTG, from the coding sequence ATGACCGCCCGCACCGCCCGCTCTGCCCGCACCGGCACCCTCGTCCTCGTGTCCGCCCTGGCGGCCGCGTCCCTCACCCTGGCGGGGTGCTCGAGCGGCTCCGGCTCCGACGCGTCGGTCACGGCCGGCCCGACCGCCGCCACCGCTCCGGCCAGTGGCGCCGAACTCGATGCGGCGGGCTTCGCGGCGGCGCTCAAGCTGCCCGGCACGACGATCATCGACGTGCGCACGCCGGCGGAGTTCGCCGAGGGTCACCTGCCGGGGGCCGTCAACATCGACATCGCGTCGCCCGACTTCTCCGCCCAGGTCTCGGCCCTGGACCCCAGTGCCCCGTATGCCGTGTACTGCCGCTCCGGCAACCGCTCGGCCAGCGCACTGTCCGAGATGGCTGCGGTCGGGATGACCGGCGCCTACCACCTCGGTGGTGGCATCGGTGCCTGGCAGGGCGCCGGCGGCGAGGTCGTCACCGGCTGA
- a CDS encoding MBL fold metallo-hydrolase codes for MIFTQYYLDCLSQASYLVADESTGQAVVVDPRRDVAEYLDDARAQGLTIVGVLNTHFHADFVSGHLELARETGAWIGYGEAAVADFPVRHLADGERISLGDVTLEIMATPGHTPESISVLVYEHADDEVAYGVLTGDALFIGDVGRPDLLASVGVTADELGVMLYDSIQRKLMGLPDAVRVFPAHGAGSACGKNLSTETQSTIGEQRAFNYACQPMSQEEFVAVVTEGQPSAPAYFIYNATLNKQERDVRDLDAAVPALTAEQVEAALAAGAVVHDAREVQEFAAAHLRGSVNVPADGRMAETVGMVFTPEQQVVVIAPEGVEQEVATRFARIGFDHVVGYVADPEAYFLAHQDDVTRASRLTVAEADAAFARDEVQVVDIRNAGELEAGGVAGATHIPLAELARRSGELDPSRPVVTYCAGGWRSSVAASLLRAQGFADVSDILGGYGAWERAHATAS; via the coding sequence GTGATCTTCACCCAGTACTACCTCGACTGCCTGTCCCAGGCCTCCTACCTCGTGGCCGACGAGTCCACCGGCCAGGCCGTCGTCGTCGACCCCCGCCGTGACGTCGCGGAGTACCTCGACGACGCCCGCGCGCAGGGCCTGACGATCGTCGGCGTCCTCAACACCCACTTCCACGCCGACTTCGTGTCCGGCCACCTCGAGCTCGCCCGCGAGACGGGCGCGTGGATCGGGTACGGCGAGGCCGCCGTCGCCGACTTCCCGGTGCGCCACCTCGCCGACGGCGAGCGCATCTCGCTCGGTGACGTGACCCTCGAGATCATGGCCACCCCCGGCCACACGCCCGAGTCGATCTCCGTCCTCGTGTACGAGCACGCCGACGACGAGGTGGCCTACGGCGTCCTCACCGGCGACGCGCTCTTCATCGGCGACGTCGGCCGCCCCGACCTGCTCGCCTCCGTCGGGGTGACCGCCGACGAGCTCGGCGTCATGCTCTACGACTCCATCCAGCGCAAGCTCATGGGCCTGCCGGATGCCGTGCGCGTCTTCCCGGCCCACGGTGCCGGATCGGCGTGCGGCAAGAACCTGTCCACCGAGACGCAGTCGACCATCGGCGAGCAGCGCGCCTTCAACTACGCGTGCCAGCCGATGTCGCAGGAGGAGTTCGTCGCGGTGGTCACCGAGGGCCAGCCCAGCGCCCCGGCCTACTTCATCTACAACGCGACCCTGAACAAGCAGGAGCGCGACGTGCGCGACCTCGACGCCGCGGTGCCGGCCCTCACGGCCGAGCAGGTCGAGGCGGCCCTCGCAGCGGGTGCGGTCGTCCACGATGCCCGTGAGGTGCAGGAGTTCGCCGCGGCCCACCTGCGCGGTTCGGTCAACGTGCCCGCGGACGGCCGGATGGCCGAGACCGTCGGCATGGTGTTCACGCCGGAGCAGCAGGTCGTCGTCATCGCCCCCGAGGGGGTCGAGCAGGAGGTCGCGACCCGGTTCGCCCGTATCGGCTTCGACCACGTCGTCGGCTACGTCGCCGACCCCGAGGCGTACTTCCTGGCCCACCAGGACGACGTGACCCGGGCCAGCCGCCTCACCGTCGCCGAGGCCGATGCCGCGTTCGCCCGCGACGAGGTGCAGGTCGTCGACATCCGCAACGCCGGCGAGCTCGAGGCCGGCGGGGTGGCCGGGGCGACCCACATCCCCCTCGCCGAGCTGGCGCGCCGGTCGGGCGAGCTCGACCCGAGCCGCCCGGTGGTCACCTACTGCGCGGGTGGGTGGCGCAGCAGCGTCGCCGCGAGCCTGCTGCGGGCCCAGGGCTTCGCCGACGTCTCCGACATCCTCGGCGGCTACGGCGCGTGGGAGCGGGCACACGCCACGGCATCCTGA
- a CDS encoding zinc-binding dehydrogenase — MRALTYAAFGATPVVTTLPDPVAPPGGAVVRVTASGLCRSDWHGWMGHDSDIATFPHTPGHEFAGVVEAVGEGVDAGWLGRAVTAPFVFACGACAVCDAGAGQVCPNQRQPGFTDPGSFAELVVVHAAATNLVALPEGLDPAMAAGLGCRVATAYRAVAARANVLGGESVVVIGAGGVGLAAVAVARSRGARVCAVDVSAASLDRALDQGADEVVDASIGPDKVVAAVAHWSGGGADVSIDALGSPEACRTGILSLARRGRHVQVGLLPPAAGRADIPMERVIGWELDVLGSHGMAAADYPALLDDIASRRLDLRAMIAPGEPLGLEDAGSALVAMGSTPSRGIVLIDPTR, encoded by the coding sequence ATGCGAGCCCTGACCTACGCCGCGTTCGGCGCCACCCCCGTGGTGACCACCCTCCCCGACCCGGTCGCACCGCCCGGCGGAGCCGTCGTGCGCGTCACCGCGAGCGGCCTGTGCCGCAGCGACTGGCACGGCTGGATGGGCCACGACAGCGACATCGCGACCTTTCCCCACACCCCGGGCCACGAGTTCGCCGGAGTCGTCGAGGCCGTCGGCGAGGGGGTGGATGCCGGGTGGCTGGGTCGCGCCGTCACCGCCCCCTTCGTCTTCGCCTGCGGTGCGTGCGCCGTGTGCGACGCGGGCGCCGGCCAGGTCTGCCCGAACCAGCGCCAGCCCGGGTTCACCGACCCCGGCTCGTTCGCCGAGCTCGTCGTCGTGCACGCCGCCGCGACCAACCTCGTCGCGCTGCCCGAGGGTCTCGACCCGGCCATGGCGGCGGGCCTCGGGTGCCGCGTCGCCACGGCCTACCGGGCGGTGGCCGCACGCGCGAACGTGCTGGGCGGCGAGAGCGTCGTCGTCATCGGTGCCGGCGGGGTCGGCCTGGCCGCCGTGGCCGTGGCCCGCAGCCGGGGTGCGCGGGTCTGCGCGGTCGACGTCTCCGCCGCATCGCTCGACCGGGCGCTGGACCAGGGTGCCGACGAGGTCGTCGACGCCTCGATCGGCCCCGACAAGGTGGTCGCGGCCGTGGCGCACTGGTCGGGCGGGGGCGCCGACGTGAGCATCGACGCGCTCGGGTCCCCCGAGGCGTGCCGCACCGGCATCCTGTCCCTGGCCCGTCGGGGGCGGCACGTCCAGGTCGGCCTGCTGCCCCCCGCAGCGGGTCGCGCCGACATCCCGATGGAGCGGGTCATCGGCTGGGAGCTCGACGTGCTCGGCAGCCACGGCATGGCGGCGGCCGACTACCCCGCCCTGCTCGACGACATCGCGAGCCGGCGCCTGGACCTGCGCGCGATGATCGCGCCGGGTGAGCCGCTCGGACTCGAGGACGCAGGCTCCGCACTCGTGGCGATGGGCTCGACGCCGTCGCGCGGCATCGTGCTCATCGACCCCACCCGCTGA
- a CDS encoding class I SAM-dependent methyltransferase, whose amino-acid sequence MTGPRQWWTDRVVPRLVDRSLDDRLAGPWREQVCGHACGVVLELGFGSGRTLPFYPDSVTRVLAVDPSDLAWEMAADRLTASRMPVERVSQDAASLPLAPESVDTVVSTWSLCTIPDLDGALAEVRRVLRPGGSFRFVEHALAASPRMARVQRAIQPVWGRVAGGCHVDRDILGLVRGAGFEVDTAHEGYLDAVTSPASWFVMGSATPGSS is encoded by the coding sequence ATGACAGGACCGCGGCAGTGGTGGACGGACCGGGTCGTCCCGCGACTGGTCGACCGGTCGCTCGACGACCGGCTCGCCGGGCCGTGGCGCGAGCAGGTCTGCGGTCATGCCTGCGGGGTGGTGCTCGAACTGGGCTTCGGCTCGGGGCGCACCCTGCCGTTCTACCCGGACTCCGTGACCCGCGTGCTGGCCGTCGACCCGTCGGACCTCGCGTGGGAGATGGCCGCGGATCGACTCACGGCATCCCGGATGCCGGTCGAGCGGGTCTCGCAGGACGCCGCCTCCCTGCCCCTGGCGCCCGAGAGCGTCGACACGGTCGTGTCGACGTGGTCGCTGTGCACGATCCCGGACCTCGACGGGGCGCTGGCCGAGGTGCGCCGGGTGCTGCGGCCCGGGGGGTCATTCCGCTTCGTGGAACATGCGCTGGCAGCGAGCCCGCGAATGGCGCGGGTGCAGCGCGCGATCCAGCCGGTGTGGGGCCGGGTGGCCGGGGGCTGCCACGTCGATCGCGACATCCTCGGACTGGTGCGCGGCGCCGGGTTCGAGGTCGACACCGCGCACGAGGGCTACCTCGACGCGGTCACGTCACCGGCGAGCTGGTTCGTGATGGGCTCGGCCACCCCCGGCTCGTCCTGA
- a CDS encoding FAD-dependent oxidoreductase, producing MRVIVIGGVAGGMSAATRLRRLSENAEITVLERSGHVSYANCGLPYHVGGVIEKRSDLLLQTPQTLHDRFALDVRVHHEVLSIDRARHVVTVRNLDTGADLELPYDHLLLSTGARAIRPPIPGIERALSLRDVEDTDALVAAAATARDAVVVGGGFIGVEVAENLVHLGLNVAVVEATDQVMAPIDPEMATPVHDRMRAHGIDLRLGSAVAAIGPHDVTLTTGDTLSADLVVAAIGVRPETTLAEQAGLAIGERGGILVDDQLRTSDPAILAVGDAVEKTDAVDGTAALIPLANTANLQGRRAADVIAGQAARNRPVLGTAIVGVLGLQIASTGWSEKRLRAAGRDVRAIHTHPASHATYYPGADTIALKLLVDPHTDEIIGAQGVGESGVDKRIDVIATAMAGRLPASALADLELAYAPAFSSAKDPVNMLGHIAQNLRTGTSRSIQWHEVADAVAAGAVIVDVREASERSGGRSIEGSVHIPVNELRDRLGEIPDGPVIVHCAVGVRGHTAARILTQHGRDVRNLDGGYRTWNAGIRAHVTPA from the coding sequence ATGAGAGTCATCGTCATCGGGGGTGTCGCCGGCGGCATGAGCGCGGCGACCCGCCTGCGCCGCCTGTCCGAGAACGCTGAGATCACCGTCCTGGAGCGCAGCGGCCACGTGTCCTACGCCAACTGCGGCCTTCCGTACCACGTGGGCGGCGTCATCGAGAAGCGCAGCGACCTGTTGCTGCAGACCCCGCAGACGCTGCACGACCGCTTCGCCCTCGACGTCCGGGTGCACCACGAGGTGCTGTCGATCGACCGGGCCCGCCACGTCGTCACCGTCCGCAACCTCGACACGGGCGCCGACCTCGAGCTGCCCTACGACCACCTCCTCCTCTCCACCGGCGCCCGCGCGATTCGACCCCCGATTCCCGGCATCGAGCGCGCCCTGTCGCTGCGCGACGTCGAGGACACCGACGCCCTCGTGGCGGCCGCGGCCACCGCACGTGACGCCGTGGTCGTCGGAGGCGGCTTCATCGGCGTCGAGGTCGCCGAGAACCTCGTGCACCTGGGCCTGAACGTGGCCGTCGTCGAGGCGACCGACCAGGTCATGGCACCCATCGACCCCGAGATGGCGACGCCGGTCCACGACCGGATGCGCGCCCACGGCATCGACCTGCGCCTCGGTTCGGCGGTCGCGGCGATCGGCCCGCACGACGTCACCCTCACCACCGGCGACACCCTCTCTGCCGACCTCGTCGTCGCCGCCATCGGTGTGCGTCCGGAGACCACGCTCGCCGAGCAGGCCGGGCTCGCGATCGGCGAGCGCGGCGGCATCCTCGTCGACGACCAGTTGCGCACGAGCGACCCCGCCATCCTCGCCGTCGGTGACGCGGTCGAGAAGACGGATGCCGTCGACGGCACCGCAGCGCTCATCCCCCTCGCCAACACCGCGAACCTCCAGGGCCGTCGAGCCGCTGACGTCATCGCAGGTCAGGCAGCGCGCAACCGACCCGTGCTCGGGACCGCGATCGTCGGCGTCCTCGGGCTCCAGATCGCGTCGACCGGGTGGTCGGAGAAGCGGCTGCGAGCCGCGGGACGGGACGTGCGCGCCATCCACACGCACCCGGCATCCCACGCGACGTACTACCCGGGCGCCGACACGATCGCGCTGAAGTTGCTCGTGGACCCGCACACCGACGAGATCATCGGTGCCCAGGGGGTCGGTGAGTCAGGCGTCGACAAGCGCATCGACGTCATCGCGACCGCCATGGCGGGGCGGCTGCCGGCGAGCGCCCTGGCCGATCTCGAACTCGCCTACGCGCCGGCGTTCTCGTCGGCGAAGGACCCGGTCAACATGCTCGGGCACATCGCGCAGAACCTGCGCACCGGCACGAGCCGGTCGATCCAGTGGCACGAGGTGGCGGATGCCGTGGCCGCGGGGGCCGTGATCGTGGACGTGCGCGAGGCCTCGGAGCGCTCGGGTGGGCGCTCGATCGAGGGGTCGGTGCACATCCCGGTGAACGAGCTTCGGGATCGCCTCGGCGAGATCCCCGACGGCCCGGTCATCGTGCACTGCGCGGTCGGGGTGCGCGGGCACACGGCAGCGCGGATCCTGACCCAGCACGGAAGAGACGTGCGCAACCTCGACGGCGGCTACCGCACCTGGAACGCCGGCATCCGCGCACACGTGACGCCCGCCTGA
- a CDS encoding metal-sensitive transcriptional regulator, which yields MELNPDEMQAIVKRLKRAQGQIGGILKMIDDGRECQDIVTQLAAVSKAVDRAGFAVIALGLRQCISDPDSHEMDVDSMEKLFLSLA from the coding sequence ATGGAGCTCAACCCCGACGAGATGCAGGCGATCGTCAAGCGCCTCAAGCGCGCCCAGGGCCAGATCGGCGGCATCCTCAAGATGATCGACGACGGCCGCGAGTGCCAGGACATCGTCACCCAGCTGGCGGCGGTCTCCAAGGCCGTGGACCGGGCCGGGTTCGCCGTCATCGCGCTCGGCCTGCGCCAGTGCATCAGCGACCCCGACTCCCACGAGATGGACGTCGACTCCATGGAGAAGCTCTTCCTCTCGCTGGCGTGA
- the trxA gene encoding thioredoxin, whose product MATVELTADTFEKTITTSDIVLVDWWAAWCGPCRQFAPTYERSSEKHGDVVFGKVDTEAEQALAGAAQITSIPTIMAFREGVLVYRQAGALPPAGLEQVIDGIKALDMDDVRAQMQAQAQQAQA is encoded by the coding sequence ATGGCCACCGTCGAGCTCACCGCCGACACCTTCGAGAAGACCATCACGACGAGCGACATCGTGCTCGTCGACTGGTGGGCGGCGTGGTGCGGCCCGTGCCGCCAGTTCGCGCCGACCTACGAGAGGTCGAGCGAGAAGCACGGCGACGTCGTCTTCGGCAAGGTCGACACCGAGGCCGAGCAGGCCCTCGCCGGCGCCGCGCAGATCACCTCGATCCCCACGATCATGGCCTTCCGCGAGGGTGTCCTCGTCTACCGTCAGGCCGGGGCGCTGCCGCCGGCCGGCCTCGAGCAGGTCATCGACGGCATCAAGGCCCTGGACATGGACGACGTCCGTGCCCAGATGCAGGCCCAGGCCCAGCAGGCCCAGGCCTGA
- a CDS encoding small ribosomal subunit Rsm22 family protein, whose product MPATHAAVTRAVRHTTDLVPGLRVGSVVDIGGGTGAATWAVAQAFPDLTTATVADGSTDALATGRRIARHGPPRA is encoded by the coding sequence ATGCCGGCCACGCACGCCGCGGTGACGCGCGCCGTGCGCCACACCACCGACCTGGTGCCCGGCCTGCGCGTCGGCTCTGTCGTCGACATCGGCGGGGGCACCGGGGCGGCGACCTGGGCCGTGGCGCAGGCGTTCCCGGACCTCACCACCGCAACAGTCGCCGACGGGTCAACAGATGCCCTGGCAACGGGTCGGCGGATCGCCCGCCACGGACCGCCTCGAGCATGA